A window of Streptomyces sp. NBC_01241 genomic DNA:
GACGCGGTCGAGGTAAGGCAGGTGGGGAAGGTCCTCGAGCGCGATGGGTCGGCCTTCGAGGACCGTGTCGAGTTCGTCCAGGACCGTGCGTTCGATGTCGGCGTTGCGGGTGATTTCGTACAACGCCCAGGACAGCACCGAGGCGGTGGTCTCGGTGCCCGCCACGGCCAGAGTGAGGACCTCTGAAGCGATCTGGTGCCCGGTCAGCGGGCGGCCGGTCTCCTCGTCCGTGGCGCGCAGCAGCAGGGAAAGCATGTCGCCGGTGTCCTGCCCCGAGTCCTGGAGCTCGGCCACGGCCTGGGAGATGGTGGCCCGCACGGCGTCCCGGGCGGTGGTGAACCGGCGGTTGAAGGGCAGGGGGAGCCGCTCGACCCAGTCGGGCAGCATGACGCGTGCGCCGACACCGTTCATGACCACCGAGAGGTCCTCACGCAGCCGGCGGAATGTCACCTCGTCCAGGCTGCCGGAGAAAATGGTCTTGGCGAGCATGTCGAGGGATAGCTTGACCATGGCCTCGCGGACATCGAGCTGTCGGCCCGGAGCCCAGGTGTCGACGGCTGCGGTCGTCTCGCCCCGCATGATGTCGACGTAGCGGGAGATCTCCGGGCGGCCGAAGGCGGGTTGAAGCTGGCGCCGTTTACGGACGTGTTCCTGTCCCGCCGCGGTGACGACAGAGTCGCCCAGCAGCTGGCCCATCTTCTCGAAGAACCGTCCTTTGTCGAGGCTGGGGCCGAGGTCGGTCAGCATGGTGCGGATGAGGTCGGGGTCCTGGACGATCACCGTGCGGGTGCCGGGCTGGAGAGTGATCTCGACCAGCGGGCCGTAGCGGGTGCGCAGCGAGGCAATGAAGCCGAGGTTGTCGCGCATGAGCTGTATCGCGTGACCCAGGAGCGGGACCGAGCCCGCTGCCCTGGGTATGGAGGGAGGCGCTACGAGCGTCACGAGAACATGCCACCTTTCGAAGCGGTCTTGAGCGTCCTATAGCTTCCCTGTCCGCTCCCGTGGGTAATCGGTCCGGAGCGTGGTCAATGCCACGCGGGAGGGCGTTGGTGGTGCGTGCCGCAAGGGGAGCGGTTGCCCGGCGGCCGTGCAGGCAGGGCCGGGCGGGGGACTCCTGCCGTCGACGGGCCGCTCGGTGACGGCATGTGGGAGGGGCAGGCCGGAGGCGGCGCCGGTGTCATCCCCGATCAGGACGGCGTTCTTGTCACCGATGGTCTCCACGACGTAATCGCGCAGAGCGTGTGCCGTTTGCGAAAGGATCACCGGGACACTCCGGCGCGAGGCCCTTGACCACCTGCTGATCCTGAACGAAGCCCACGCTCGACGCGTGCTCGACGTCTACGCCTTCCACTACAACGGCCATCGCCCCCACCAGGCCCGGGGACAACTTCCTCCCCTCGCCCAGGAGCACCCGGCGTCCTCGACCGACTTGACCGCGCACCGACTCCTCCGCACCCGAGTACTGGGCGGCGTCATCAACGAGTACAGATACGCGGCTTGACCAGCAGCGATGAGTTTCTGAACGGCACAGGCTGGAACGTCCCCCTACACCACGTGCTGACGAGGCCCGGTGTACGCATAGACACCGACGTCCGGCCACAACCGAACGCATCCTGATTCGGACCTTGGCGCGCCCATGACGTTCTCGCACGTGCCCTTCGCTGCCGCAAGGCCGATACTGCCGACAGGAGCAGGTCAGCCGAGACCCGCCCGACCATCCAGCTAACCTGACGGCTCGTCACCAAAGTCGTGTCAGCATCAGTACCGCCAGAACCCGCTCACGACCGCCACGGACAGCCGAGATCACGATCTACCCATACTCACTCTGAACAGCGAAAACGCAGGACAACAACCCGCCTGCTCCCCTGCCTAGGAGATACCCGTGAGGATGCTCATCAACGTCCCGCAGTTTGGCGCGGCCGCAGGTCAGGCCCATGCTCGGAGGCCGTTGGTCAGCAAACTCCCAGCATGGGTCAGGAGACGTGTACTTGGCGACCCAGCTCGTCCGCGGAATGGGCAGCTTCTTCAAGAACTGCGCCTGCGCCCGCCAGAACCGTTGCGCCCACCCGTACGCCATTCGCTACCGCGATGCTGCCGGGCGCCAACGTGAGGAGACCGGGTACGCGACACAACAGTCGGCACTCGACCGGCTGACCAAAGTCTACGAGGAGAAGCGGACCACTCCTCGCGCCCAGGCCGACCTGAAGCGTGAGATTGGCAAGCAGCGCTTCAGGCACTACGCCTCCACGTGGCTCACCTGGCAACGTCATTACGCCCCCGGCAGCGTGCGCTCGGTCACTCAAGTGCTCAACGGCCAGATCCTGCCGGTGCTCGAGTCTCGGCGGATGAACACGTTCACGGCGACGGTCGTCGACGACTTCATCATGTCGATGGAGGAACGTTCCGTCGGGCTGGCGGCCCAACAGAACGCATTCGACACCCTGAAGAAGATCCTTCTCGACGCACGTCGTCGCGGCGGAATCACCGAGGACCCTTTCGAAGGTGTCATCCCGCCTGAGTACATCCCCCGCAAGATCACCATCCCGACGCTGGACGAGATACATGCCCTGAAGGCCGTCAGCAGCGACGGGCTCCGGCTCGTCATCGACCTCATGTCCGGCTGCGGTCTCCGCAACGGGGAGGCATACGCCGCACCCTCACTCGATTTCATAGCGCCTCGTGGCGCACCACGGGATGTCGCACAGATCCACGGAGACACGCGGCGCACCGCAGCGGTCGTCGCCAGGGGGCGTCGACCGCCGACGTCGGGGCGTCGATCCGGCCGGTTCTGCGCTCAGCGGATGTGCCGGGCCAGGCCCGTCGCCCTGGTCATCAGCCATTCGAGTGGTCCGCGCTGCTGGAAGCGCGACCAGACGGTCGCGAACACGATGGCGGCCGCGATGAAGCCGAGCAGGACATACAGGGGCGATCCGGGTAGTTCCTCGATGCCCAGGAACCGGATGGCGACGAGGTGGAAGACATACGCGGTCAGCGACATGGAACCGACTGCGATGACCGGCCGGGCAAGGGACTGGAGCCGCGGGAGGGCGTCCGTCAGAGCCAGACACGCGGTCACGGCCATGATCGCCACACCGGTGTTGCCCAGTATCGACAGGGTGGTCTCACTGTGCGGGGAGGCAGCCAGCAGCCAGGCGGGGGTGTCACCGGACGGAGAACCCGCGATGTCGGACCACCACACGCTCGCCCCACCCGCGCCGATGGCGTCGGCGGCGCCGGGAAAGACGTGCAGCGCCAGCCAGGAGCCTCCGTAGCCGATGATCATGAGGGCGGCACCCGTGAGGGCCAGGCGTATCCGGACAGCGGTGGCAGCCAGGTCCAGGCGGGCCACGGCCATGCCGGCGATCACGAACGGGATCCAGGTCAGGGCCGGGTAGGCGCCGGTGAAGAGCAGCGAGACGATGCCGTCGGGCTCACCGGGCGAGCGAACGTCGCTGTCGCCGATCGCCTGCTGCACCACGTAGAGCACCTGGGGCAGGACGACGGCCGTTCCCGCGGCGATCGCCGCCAAGGGGCCGGCGCCAAGCCGGTACAGCGGCAGTACGAGCAGGAAGTACAGGCCGTAGAAGGCAAGGATCACATCGACCGGGGTGCCGCTCATGGTCAGCACGGTGCCCAGGGCCAGAAGGATCACGGCCCGGATCACCAGCTTGGCCACTGCCTGGCGCCCGGCCCGCCCCGTCTTCGACGTCCTGCGCCCCGTGATGAGAACAACGGCGAAGCCCGCCAGGAAGGCGAAGAGCGCGGAGGACCTGCCGTGGGCCAGCTCCATCAGGAAGCCGGTCACACCGCCCTGGTCAGGGTCGGGCCCCACATGAGCCGCGTACATGCCGAACACCGCGAGCCCGCGGGCCAGGTCCAGCCCGATCAGTCGGCCCGCCGGTGCCTTCCCGCTGTCGCGCACGGGGGCCGGGGCGTCTACCACAGGAGCTGCGACGTCTGAGTACTGAGTCATGCCTTCCAGGTTTGAGAGTGGGCTGATCGCCGGGTATCCGGCAGATGTCCGGGCTACCCCGGCCATCCGGCGGAGGCCCACCTGCCGGGTGTCTGGAGCCGCTGCTCGCGGAGCCTCCCTGGTCATCCGGGGCTTGGGGCTCGGTGCTCTCGGTGCAGCAGTGCAGCAGGCATGGACAGCCATCGGCGTGTGTAATTCGAATGTACAGCCGACGGCCGCGAACAGACTGCGAGGTGGAACACATGTGATCCGCCTCGTGGTGGTGGACGGCGAGGCACTGCTCCGATCCGGCTTCCGGCTCATCCTCAACGCGGCCGACGACATCGAGGTCGTCGCGACCGCGACCGGTGCCGGCCGTCGACACCGTCCGCGCGGAGCGCCCGGACGTAGACCTGTCCGGCATCCGGATGCCGGACATCGCCAGCCTCACAACTGGAAACCGGCGGCACCGGAGTTCAGGGCGGCCAGGACGTACTCGTTGCTGCCCAAGCCGGTCGGCATGGGCATCACAAGTGTGTCGGGCATCATACGCAGCTCGCGCTGGAAGGACACCGAGCCGGACCAGCCGGCCCGTTTGGTGCCCACTCTGGCCGTTGGCCGCGGTGCCCTCGTCGCACAGGGCCTGTCCCACGCGATGCGGGTTTACGCGCCGCAGCCCCTCCGCGCTGAGCTTGATGTTCACCCTCGCTCGTCACCCGACCTGGTTTCGGGCGCACGTGACGCGGCCGCCCCCCGACGCTTCGAGATGTTGAGTGACGGAGGGTGAAGGAATGGTCGCAGAGCATGAACGGCCCTGCCGATGTACGACGCGGTCAATCACGGCCGGCTGGAGCCGTGCCGCCTGCGCAGGCTGCCGGCCTCCACGCCACCGAGGTGACGGCGAGACGGGCCGCTTTTGCGCGACACGCTGAGTGATGGCATTGTCGCATTTGGTCACTATGAGGGCAGGTAACGGATCCCATCCTCTGCCCGGAGTTGTGACAAATCCCGTGCACTGCCCGCCCGCTCCCACGTGATCAGGGATGGACTGTGGCGGGCCCGTGAACAACACCTACGCAGAGGCGGTAGCTGTCCCATGGCACAGGAAGCCAGGATCGACGTCGAACTGACGTGGAAGCAGGCCGAGGAGAAGTCCTCGGCGGACAAGGTGGCGGAGTTCGCCAAGAACCTGCCGCAAGGCCCTTGGTTCGGCACCCCGACGGGCGTGGCGCGCAAAAGCGACCGGCAGCCGAAGCACACCTGGCCGCTTCGGTCCGCCCGACCGTACCGGCGGGAGGTGGCCCTCGGCGAGGCTGCGGTCTACCTCGCCGACGGCCACGACGAGCTGGAGCGGCCGTTCATCTTCGCGGACGGCTTCAACTACGGCCGCAGTGACCTGCCGGGGCTGTTCGCCCACTTCAACGCGCCCTACCCGGGCAGCAACGTGGGCTTCCTCGAGCAGCTGCTCACCGCGGGCATCGACGTTGTCCTGGTCGGCTTCGAGGAGCGCCACACCTACATCCAGGCCAACGCCGGGGTGGTGATCAGCGCCATCAACAGGGTCATCCAAGAGAGGCAGGGCGGTGAGCCACTGATCGTCGGCGGGGTCAGCATGGGCGGCATCATCACCCGCTACGCCCTCGCCGAGATGGAGAACCAGCACCAGGACCACCAGACCGCGACCTACCTCTCCTGGGACTCCCCACACAACGGCGCCTGGATCCCGCTGATCCTCCAGCAGATGGCCTACTTCTTCGAGTCGCTGCCGGCCAAGCCCGGCAAGGTCAAGGAGGCCGAGCTGATCAGGAGCCCCGCCGCGCAGCAGCTGCTGTACGCATGGGTCCCGGACGCGAAGTACGAAGGCCCCGTCGCCACCTCCAGCGAACTGCGCACGCAGTTCCTGGCCGAACTGCGCGACCTCGGCCAGTTCCCGCGACGGCCGCGCAAGCTGGGCGTGGCCAACGGCACCGGCAACGGCACCGGCCGCGACCTGCCGGCCGGCACGGAGGTGTTCAAGCGGCAGGTGCCGCTGGTCGTCTACGCCCAGGCGAACTTCCAGCCCGACGGCGGAACACGCAAGCCGATCGGTGAGATGCGGGCCGTCGGCCAGGTCCGACGGGGCTTCACCTCGTATGTTCCCGGCCTTGACGGCACGCCCGGTGGCACCCTCGGCTCCTTCGGCAATATCGCCGCGGCACTCGGGGCTGACATCCCGGAGAAGTACAAGTTCAGCTGCTTCGTCCCTTCCGTGAGTGCGGTCGCGCTGGACTACGACCCGGCCAAGTGGGACGTCGACCCGTACGAGAAGGTCGAGGAAGCCGACGAGAAGAGCGCGCTCGACGAGTTCAAGTGCGACAGCGAGAACACCGAGCACAGCCAGGTGACCAAGCCACTGGTCGACTGGATCATGGAGCGAATCGTCCACTGATACCGACAACTTGGACAGTGCGCGACTTCGGCGGGCTACCAGCCCGGGGTGGCCGCACTGCGGCATTCCGGACGGCGGACCAAAGCGCAGGGCTGCGTCATTCTCGCGGCTGGGTGTCCGGTGGAAGACCACGGCAAGTCCGGGCTGGGACGTGGCCAAGCACGGTGTTCGA
This region includes:
- a CDS encoding cytochrome P450; the protein is MTLVAPPSIPRAAGSVPLLGHAIQLMRDNLGFIASLRTRYGPLVEITLQPGTRTVIVQDPDLIRTMLTDLGPSLDKGRFFEKMGQLLGDSVVTAAGQEHVRKRRQLQPAFGRPEISRYVDIMRGETTAAVDTWAPGRQLDVREAMVKLSLDMLAKTIFSGSLDEVTFRRLREDLSVVMNGVGARVMLPDWVERLPLPFNRRFTTARDAVRATISQAVAELQDSGQDTGDMLSLLLRATDEETGRPLTGHQIASEVLTLAVAGTETTASVLSWALYEITRNADIERTVLDELDTVLEGRPIALEDLPHLPYLDRVIRETLRLHHTGWLVTRRTVTQTRLGPWSLPAGTELAYCQHALHRDPALFPDPLSFNPDRWLEDAQTKAFTPGAYLPFGAGKHKCIGDRFALTELVTAIATIVRRLRFELPPNQTVRPVAQATVRPSTLLMTVHQRNAPAEQEQCSRPVDRPR
- a CDS encoding DUF418 domain-containing protein encodes the protein MTQYSDVAAPVVDAPAPVRDSGKAPAGRLIGLDLARGLAVFGMYAAHVGPDPDQGGVTGFLMELAHGRSSALFAFLAGFAVVLITGRRTSKTGRAGRQAVAKLVIRAVILLALGTVLTMSGTPVDVILAFYGLYFLLVLPLYRLGAGPLAAIAAGTAVVLPQVLYVVQQAIGDSDVRSPGEPDGIVSLLFTGAYPALTWIPFVIAGMAVARLDLAATAVRIRLALTGAALMIIGYGGSWLALHVFPGAADAIGAGGASVWWSDIAGSPSGDTPAWLLAASPHSETTLSILGNTGVAIMAVTACLALTDALPRLQSLARPVIAVGSMSLTAYVFHLVAIRFLGIEELPGSPLYVLLGFIAAAIVFATVWSRFQQRGPLEWLMTRATGLARHIR